A stretch of Ipomoea triloba cultivar NCNSP0323 chromosome 13, ASM357664v1 DNA encodes these proteins:
- the LOC116002093 gene encoding fructokinase-like 2, chloroplastic codes for MASLSINLFPSLPRLNINRSFYPYMNSVQLHNLGSKIKWVVTAVSEERVTEAIVKGAGDEEADTGKRIRRTSKRTSSRTRKKSVVWTSDDESLPAENGNVTDKEGRIASGPTEDSKKTRKQTRKKVGVLDDSDDDSLSAVNGNVEDEDIIAISGSSDDSKKSRRSTQKKATASSSLENVSTKKKVTKRRGSKKVLDDLEDQDSQIESSSREMDDNNEDELELDKDGGEDISFTYGWPPLVCCFGAAQHAFVPSARQANRLVDHEAHERMKDAIWAPEKFMRAPGGSSSNVAVALACLGGKVAFMGKLGDDDFGQSLLYYLNINKVQTRSVCMDNKKPTAISKMKMSKRGALKMTSLKPCAEDSLSKSEINIDVLKEAKLFYFNTFSLLDPNMRSTTFRAIEIAKKLGGVIFYDLNLPLPLWQSGDDTKAFVQQAWDLADIIEVTKQELEFLCGINPVERFDTRDNNRDKFTHYTPEVIAPLWHENLKVLFVTNGTSKIHYYTKEHNGAVLGMEDAPLTPYTSDMSATGDGIIAGILRMLTVQPHLVTDKGYLEQTIKYAISCGVIDQWLLAQRYGYPPKEGMEDDVVPDPHGIRSVTEKEYRTVVPVS; via the exons ATGGCTTCTCTTTCTATCAACCTGTTTCCTTCACTTCCCAG GCTGAATATAAATAGGAGCTTTTACCCATATATGAACTCAGTGCAGCTTCATAATCTTGGCTCCAAGATTAAATGGGTTGTCACTGCAGTATCTGAGGAAAGAGTTACAGAGGCAATAGTTAAGGGGGCAGGCGATGAAGAGGCGGATACAGGGAAAAGGATTCGCCGAACATCAAAGCGAACTTCTTCTAGGACTAGGAAAAAATCAGTAGTGTGGACTTCAGATGATGAATCTTTACCTGCTGAGAATGGAAATGTTACAGATAAAGAAGGGAGAATAGCTTCGGGGCCAACTGAAGATTCCAAGAAAACGCGGAAGCAAACTCGAAAGAAAGTGGGAGTATTGGATGATTCGGATGATGATTCTTTGTCTGCTGTAAATGGGAATGTTGAGGATGAGGACATTATAGCAATTTCAGGGTCAAGTGATGATTCCAAGAAGTCGAGGAGATCTACTCAAAAGAAAG CTACTGCTTCTAGTAGCTTGGAGAACGTTTCAACCAAGAAGAAGGTAACAAAACGGAGGGGAAGTAAGAAGGTGCTCGATGATTTGGAAGATCAGGATAGCCAGATAGAATCTAGTTCTCGTGAAATGGACGATAACAATGAAGATGAACTAGAGTTGGATAAAGATGGAGGAGAGGATATTAGTTTCACCTACGGGTGGCCACCCCTTGTTTGTTGCTTCGGTGCAGCACAACACGCATTTGTGCCTTCAGCGAGGCAAGCCAACAGACTAGTGGACCACGAAGCACATGAAAGGATGAAGGACGCAATTTGGGCTCCTGAAAAATTCATGAGAGCTCCTGGGGGAAGTTCGAGTAACGTTGCTGTTGCTCTTGCGTGCTTAGGTGGTAAAGTTGCCTTCATGGGGAAACTCGGAGATGATGATTTTGGCCAATCAttgttatattatttgaatatcaaCAAGGTCCAAACCCGATCAGTATGTATGGATAATAAAAAACCAACGGCTatatcaaaaatgaaaatgagtaAAAGGGGCGCCTTGAAGATGACCAGTCTCAAACCATGTGCAGAGGATTCCTTATCGAAGTCTGAGATCAATATTGATGTGCTGAAAGAG GCAAAACTGTTTTACTTCAACACATTCTCCCTGCTTGACCCAAATATGAGATCAACTACATTCAGGGCCATCGAGATTGCAAAGAAACTCGGAGGGGTTATCTTTTATGATCTCAATCTTCCGTTGCCACTGTGGCAATCTGGTGATGATACCAAGGCTTTTGTACAGCAAGCGTGGGATCTTGCAGATATCATTGAAGTTACAAAGCAAGAACTTGAATTTCTATGTGGAATCAATCCTGTTGAAAGGTTTGACACGAGAGACAATAACAGAGATAAGTTCACTCATTACACGCCTGAAGTTATTGCTCCACTTTGGCATGAAAATTTAAAGGTTTTGTTCGTAACTAATGGCACTTCAAAGATACATTACTATACAAAGGAGCATAACGGTGCTGTTCTTGGAATGGAGGACGCACCTCTCACCCCTTACACTTCCGATATGTCTGCAACGGGAGATGGCATTATTGCAG GTATCCTGCGAATGCTGACAGTCCAGCCTCACCTCGTCACTGACAAAGGGTACTTGGAACAAACCATCAAGTATGCCATTAGCTGTGGGGTAATTGATCAATGGCTGCTGGCGCAGAGATATGGCTACCCTCCGAAAGAAGGCATGGAAGACGATGTGGTCCCCGACCCCCATGGCATAAGGTCAGTAACAGAAAAGGAGTACAGAACAGTTGTGCCTGTAAGTT
- the LOC116002094 gene encoding folate synthesis bifunctional protein, mitochondrial: MNIFKQLVPTKFSWRCVQKPSNVLGCFLFHSSSHGVVEVHSQEQEVVIALGSNVGDRLHNFDEALEQMRNSGIKITRHGGLYETAPAYVTDQPRFLNSAVRGVTKLGPFELLRALKKIEREMGRTDGIRYGPRPIDLDILFYGKFKINSESLIVPHERIWERPFVVGPLIDLLGLDIDSDTVACWHSFSKHSAGLFGVWDKLGGDSLVGKDGMRRVLPVGNHLWDWSSKTSVMGILNLTPDSFSDGGKYLSVEAAVTQVRSMLMEGADIIDFGAQSTRPMASKISAEEELGRLIPVVEAVTKMPEAEGKLLSVDTFYSQVASEAISKGVHIVNDVSSGCLDSKMHTVVAALKVPYIAMHMRGDPSTMQNSENLQYNDVCKEVASELYARVQDAELAGIPAWRVIVDPGIGFSKNTKQNLDILTGIQTIHTEIAKKSLAVSHAPLLAGPSRKRFLGEVCDRTAAAERDPATVASVTAAVLNGANIVRVHNVRDNADAVRLCDAMLGRR; encoded by the exons ATGAATATTTTCAAACAGTTGGTGCCCACCAAGTTTTCTTGGAGATGTGTTCAGAAGCCTTCTAATG TGCTAGgttgttttcttttccattcgTCGTCTCATGGTGTGGTGGAAGTTCATTCTCAAGAGCAAGAAGTAGTTATTGCTTTGGGAAGTAATGTGGGAGATAGGCTTCATAATTTTGATGAAGCTTTGGAGCAAATGCGAAATTCGGGGATTAAAATTACTAGACATGGTGGCTTGTACGAGACTGCTCCTGCCTATGTTACTGATCAGCCCCGGTTTCTAAATTCTGCTGTGAGAGGTGTTACAAAGCTTGGACCTTTCGAGTTGTTACGGGCGCTCAAGAAGATTGAGAGGGAAATGGGGCGTACGGATGGGATTAGGTATGGCCCGAGACCAATTGACTTGGATATCTTGTTCTATGGGAAGTTCAAGATTAATTCCGAGAGTCTTATTGTTCCACACGAAAGAATTTGGGAGAGACCCTTTGTGGTTGGACCGTTGATTGATCTACTCGGGTTAGATATAGACAGCGATACAGTGGCATGCTGGCATTCGTTCTCGAAGCATTCTGCTGGGCTCTTTGGCGTGTGGGACAAACTAGGTGGTGATTCGCTTGTTGGAAAAGATGGTATGAGAAGGGTTTTGCCGGTTGGGAATCATCTATGGGACTGGTCATCAAAAACGTCGGTTATGGGTATCCTTAATTTGACCCCCGATAGTTTTAGCGATGGCGGGAAGTATCTCTCGGTAGAGGCTGCGGTTACACAAGTGCGTTCGATGCTCATGGAGGGAGCGGATATAATTGACTTTGGTGCACAGTCGACTCGCCCAATGGCTTCTAAAATTTCAGCCGAAGAAGAACTAGGCCGACTGATTCCCGTTGTGGAGGCTGTTACAAAGATGCCCGAGGCCGAGGGGAAGCTGTTATCGGTAGACACTTTCTATTCACAAGTTGCTTCTGAAGCCATCAGTAAGGGAGTTCACATCGTGAACGATGTATCGAGCGGATGCCTCGATTCCAAAATGCACACCGTCGTTGCAGCCCTTAAAGTCCCCTATATCGCTATGCACATGAGAGGCGATCCGTCTACAATGCAAAACAGCGAAAATCTACAATACAATGATGTCTGCAAAGAAGTTGCGTCCGAGCTGTATGCACGCGTTCAGGATGCTGAGTTAGCCGGTATCCCGGCTTGGAGGGTCATCGTAGACCCGGGAATTGGATTCTCGAAGAACACTAAACAAAACCTCGATATTCTCACGGGCATCCAAACTATTCACACCGAGATTGCCAAGAAAAGCTTAGCTGTGTCACACGCTCCCCTACTGGCTGGACCTTCCCGAAAGAGATTCTTAGGCGAAGTTTGTGATCGTACTGCTGCAGCTGAGCGTGATCCTGCAACTGTTGCTTCGGTGACCGCTGCAGTTTTGAATGGTGCCAATATTGTAAGAGTGCATAATGTTAGAGATAATGCAGATGCAGTGAGGCTCTGTGATGCAATGCTTGGCAGAAGGTGA
- the LOC116002951 gene encoding probable UDP-arabinopyranose mutase 1, with amino-acid sequence MSEIGAAMALLKDEVDIVIPTIRSLDFLEMWRPFFQPYHLIIIQDGDPSKIIKVPEGFDYEFYNRNDINRILGPKASCISFLDSACRCFAFLISKKKYIFTIDDDCFVAKDPSGKEINALEQHIKTLLTPSTPYFFNTLYDPYREGADFVRGYPFSLREGSPTAVSHGLWLNIPDYDAPTQLVKPRERNTRYVDAVVTIPKKALYPMCAMNLAFDRELIGPAMYFGLFGDGQPIGRYDDMFAGWCSKVICDHLGFGVKTGLPYIWHSKASNPFINLKKEYNGLFWQEEAIPFFQSVTFPKDCTNAQLCYIELAKQIKVKAFQDRPLLLQAG; translated from the exons ATGTCGGAGATTGGAGCTGCCATGGCACTGCTGAAAGATGAGGTAGATATAGTGATACCCACAATTAGGAGCCTTGATTTCTTGGAGATGTGGAGGCCATTCTTTCAGCCCTACCATCTTATCATCATCCAAGATGGTGACCCTTCAAAGATCATTAAGGTGCCGGAGGGCTTTGACTATGAATTCTACAACAGGAATGATATCAATAGGATTCTTGGTCCCAAGGCCTCTTGCATCTCGTTCTTGGACTCTGCTTGTAGGTGCTTTGCCTTCTTGATCTCCAAGAAGAAGTACATCTTCACCATTGATGATGACTGCTTT GTTGCCAAAGATCCGTCTGGCAAAGAAATCAATGCTCTTGAGCAGCACATCAAGACCCTGTTGACCCCCTCCACTCCATATTTCTTCAATACTCTCTATGATCCATACAGAGAAGGTGCCGACTTTGTCCGTGGCTATCCTTTCAGCCTTCGTGAGGGATCTCCTACTGCTGTTTCTCATGGCCTCTGGCTCAACATCCCTGACTATGATGCCCCAACCCAGCTTGTCAAGCCTCGCGAGAGGAACACCAG ATATGTAGATGCAGTTGTAACAATTCCGAAGAAGGCCTTGTACCCTATGTGTGCCATGAACTTGGCTTTTGACCGGGAGCTCATTGGACCTGCAATGTACTTCGGGCTCTTTGGCGATGGCCAGCCAATTGGACGCTATGATGATATGTTCGCTGGCTGGTGTTCCAAG GTTATATGCGACCACTTGGGATTTGGCGTCAAGACCGGTCTGCCATACATATGGCACAGCAAAGCCAGCAACCCTTTCATCAACCTCAAAAAGGAGTACAATGGCCTCTTCTGGCAAGAAGAGGCCATCCCATTCTTCCAATCTGTCACCTTTCCTAAGGACTGCACCAATGCCCAGCTTTGCTATATTGAGCTCGCCAAACAAATCAAGGTTAAAGCTTTCCAAGATAGACCCCTACTTCTCCAAGCTGGCTGA
- the LOC116000846 gene encoding protein CRABS CLAW, translated as MDLSQPSSEHLCYVRCSFCNTVLAVGIPCKRVLETVTVKCGHCSNLSFLSTRPPLQPQCHDHHANNFPVSCNGFKRGQSSSSSPTSSEPSSPKAPFVVKPPEKKHRLPSAYNRFMKEEIQRIKAANPEIPHREAFSAAAKNWARYIPNTPTRSTSESNSNA; from the exons ATGGATTTGTCTCAACCATCTTCTGAACATCTTTGCTATGTCCGCTGCAGTTTCTGCAACACTGTTCTCGCG gTTGGAATTCCATGCAAGAGGGTGCTGGAAACAGTGACAGTGAAATGTGGGCATTGCAGCAATCTTTCCTTTCTCAGCACTAGGCCTCCACTCCAACCCCAGTGCCATGATCACCATGCCAATAACTTTCCG GTCTCATGCAATGGTTTCAAGAGGGGTCAATCATCGTCATCCTCACCAACATCTAGCGAACCATCGTCCCCAAAGGCTCCTTTCGTGGTTAAAC cTCCTGAGAAGAAGCATAGGCTTCCTTCTGCCTACAATCGATTCATGAA GGAGGAGATTCAACGCATCAAAGCAGCCAATCCAGAGATACCACATCGTGAAGCTTTCAGTGCTGCAGCAAAAAAT TGGGCTAGATACATTCCAAACACTCCAACCAGGTCCACTTCAGAGAGCAATAGCAAT gCCTAG
- the LOC116001518 gene encoding squamosa promoter-binding-like protein 6 — translation MESLNYAFEGRGFLFSDSGIELPVDSFTRSRNLLKDWNLNPFSDVDRGMISTNHELNEGAEFMESGLAEMLQKSPVSSPGLRLSSTESDNDFGKMTLSSCVANLDSVPREMEVEARFGYNNEKPSQISSKSEEFMNHGNVKSDQSSKSSSVLSPMEPLLPAKRIRDTSLQSDIHAFQVHDINKAALNDSKEARSGQSSKKTSDSSSAEPKNSDLSSAEPSVTAKRARITSFSPQVLVCQVHGCNRDLSSSKDYHKRHKVCDEHSKTAKVIVNGIEQRFCQQCSRFHLLAEFDDDKRSCRKRLAGHNERRRKPQRDTHWDIPGSRFLDLASDRTISFLFPEILNGSFFCQESYEDEGKPICSLLQSRGLLNAMQKTEPPKGHLRETFPIQELPGGENSTRSHSLLSAHKEKILSNSTIHPTMITSSHPGYLEKNLAMPLGMNTSGNFTLGELDAFGVVDRDGVLEAHDGNLGARYETQMDGSLQTSDSMDLTCYISPESGPTIDLQQLSTHLLRVEQQRSYAQVNHDSDNFCFTTT, via the exons ATGGAGTCTTTGAACTATGCTTTTGAGGGAAGAGGTTTTCTGTTTTCTGATTCTGGCATTGAATTGCCAGTGGACTCCTTTACAAGAAGTAGAAATCTTCTAAAAGACTGGAACTTAAACCCCTTCTCTGATGTTGATAGAGGTATGATTAGCACTAATCATGAGCTTAATGAAGGAGCAGAGTTCATGGAGTCTGGATTGGCTGAAATGCTGCAGAAATCGCCCGTGAGTAGTCCGGGCTTGAGGCTTTCGAGTACTGAGTCTGATAATGATTTTGGGAAGATGACACTTTCTTCTTGTGTGGCTAATCTGGATTCGGTCCCGAGGGAGATGGAAGTCGAGGCTAGGTTTGGGTATAACAACGAGAAACCGTCACAGATTAGTTCGAAATCTGAGGAGTTCATGAATCATGGCAATGTCAAGAGTGATCAGTCTTCAAAATCAAGTTCGGTTTTGTCCCCGATGGAGCCTTTGTTGCCAGCAAAAAGAATCCGGGACACAAGTTTGCAGTCCGATATTCATGCCTTCCAAGTCCATGATATCAACAAGGCAGCCTTAAATGATTCAAAAGAAGCGAGGAGTGGCCAATCTTCCAAGAAAACTTCAGATTCATCCTCAGCAGAGCCAAAAAATTCGGATTTGTCATCAGCAGAGCCTTCTGTGACAGCGAAAAGGGCTAGGATCACGAGTTTTAGTCCCCAAGTCCTCGTATGCCAAGTTCATGGTTGTAACCGGGACCTAAGCTCCTCCAAAGACTATCACAAGAGGCATAAAGTATGTGACGAGCACTCTAAGACCGCTAAAGTCATTGTTAATGGCATTGAACAGCGGTTCTGCCAGCAATGTAGTAG GTTTCATTTGCTTGCAGAATTTGATGATGATAAAAGAAGTTGTCGCAAGCGCCTTGCTGGCCACAATGAGCGAAGACGAAAGCCTCAACGTGATACTCACTGGG ATATCCCGGGGTCGAGGTTCTTGGATTTGGCGTCGGATAGGACTATCTCGTTCCTATTCCCCGAAATCCTTAATGGCAGCTTCTTCTGTCAAGAAAGTTACGAGGACGAAGGAAAGCCGATTTGCAGCTTGCTACAATCGAGAGGGCTTCTAAATGCTATGCAGAAAACAGAACCCCCAAAAGGTCACCTTAGGGAGACATTTCCAATTCAAGAACTACCCGGGGGCGAAAACTCCACTCGTTCTCACTCTCTTCTGTCAGCCCACAAGGAAAAGATTCTCAGCAATTCAACCATTCACCCGACGATGATTACATCGAGCCATCCCGGTTACCTCGAGAAGAATCTGGCCATGCCTTTGGGCATGAACACTTCGGGGAACTTCACACTAGGCGAGCTGGATGCGTTTGGAGTAGTTGATCGAGATGGAGTTCTCGAGGCTCACGATGGCAATTTGGGCGCTCGTTATGAAACTCAAATGGATGGGAGCTTGCAAACCTCGGATTCCATGGACTTAACTTGCTATATTTCTCCAGAAAGCGGGCCAACCATCGATTTGCAGCAGCTGTCTACGCATCTGCTGAGAGTCGAGCAGCAGAGAAGCTATGCTCAGGTGAATCACGACAGCGATAACTTCTGTTTCACTACCACGTGA
- the LOC116002522 gene encoding transcription factor 25: MSARLMKKILKEQEAALHQEDSEDDSESPDSSTASRRNPFDILDEDEDEEKEQHNDSDDVDQVDKSEINDRSSTGKVDMKYSSKTTDTINTSTSSNQRSKKKKKKSKENSHTSTRNPQKSLDVVLENLSVEGDSSCRKDIASHSTEAKVLNTNSNKSVKKSSSSILQIDPKFLSAENELRRIFGSKVVSSFERNNQTGSSRQARGIRRGSQNHRKTILVHPSEHWPRWDGSLTMELLETRDEINYFRYVHSASYSQAQRAFEAAKAIHDLNGIVNILVHHPYHIDSLITLAEYYKFSGELQMSSDATARCLYAMECAWHAMFTPFQGKCQLQYSHDTNKPFFSVLFSHMKNMDRRGCHRSALEICKLLLSLDSDDPMGALFCIDYYSLRAEEYSWLERFSEEYKSDNSLWLFPNFSYSLAICRFNLESREDDKKTESLKASSSDLMKQALMLHPTVLKKLVAKVPLKDQTFSRILGHSIFASEKSGSLSLDHLVNIYVERSYLIWRLPDIQKFLKDSALSVIEMLEKKEADSRDWTCVRKEAFSSDKNEYSHLLVSEFSDSVPTLPPDNLQNFMVDPRLAVNNGEQPANRPVRDLSNRNALAVLFESMLPWVDYGTEHDDHPQDHEG; encoded by the exons atgtcGGCtcgattaatgaagaaaatcttGAAAGAGCAAGAAGCTGCTCTGCACCAAGAAGACAGTGAAGATGATTCTGAATCCCCCGACTCTTCCACTGCTTCTCGAAGAAACCCCTTTGATATTCTTGACgaggatgaggatgaagagAAAGAGCAGCACAATGATTCTGATGATGTTGACCAG GTAGATAAGTCAGAAATCAATGATAGATCCTCAACAGGGAAGGTTGATATGAAGTACTCCTCCAAGACAACAGACACTATTAACACATCTACATCATCAAATCAGAgatcaaagaaaaagaaaaagaaaagcaaagaGAATTCGCATACAAGCACTAGAAATCCTCAAAAGTCCTTGGATGTGGTGTTGGAAAACTTGTCTGTAGAAGGAGATTCATCTTGCCGTAAAGATATTGCTTCTCATTCAACAGAAGCAAAAGTTCTAAATACTAATAGCAATAAGAGTGTTAAGAAATCTTCAAGTTCCATCCTACAAATTGATCCAAAATTTCTAAGTGCAGAAAATGAGCTGCGGAGGATATTTGGGTCTAAAGTAGTGAGCTCTTTCGAGCGGAATAATCAAACTGGAAGTTCTAGGCAGGCACGTGGTATCAGACGTGGAAGCCAGAATCATAGGAAGACTATCCTAGTTCATCCTTCAGAGCATTGGCCACGATGGGATGGCTCTCTTACCATGGAACTTCTGGAAACCAgagatgaaataaattatttcag GTATGTACATTCGGCTTCCTATAGCCAAGCTCAGAGAGCATTCGAAGCTGCTAAGGCAATTCATGACCTTAATGGTATTGTGAACATTCTTGTGCACCATCCATATCACATAGATTCACTCATTACATTAGCTGAGTACTATAAATTTTCGGGTGAGCTTCAAATGTCATCGGATGCTACTGCAAGGTGTTTGTATGCTATGGAATGTGCGTGGCATGCAATGTTCACCCCCTTTCAGGGTAAATGTCAGCTGCAGTATAGCCATGATACCAACAAGCCCTTCTTCTCTGTACTTTTCTCGCACATGAAGAACATGGATAGGCGTGGCTGCCACCGGTCTGCCCTCGAGATTTGCAAATTGCTTCTCTCCCTAGATTCAGATGATCCAATGGGTGCCTTATTCTGCATTGACTATTACTCTTTGAGAGCAGAAGAGTATTCATGGCTAGAACGATTCTCTGAGGAATACAAAAGCGATAACTCTTTGTGGTTATTTCCAAATTTTTCTTATTCTCTTGCCATATGCCGTTTCAACCTTGAAAGTCGGGAAGATGATAAAAAGACAGAATCTTTGAAAGCTTCTTCATCTGATCTGATGAAGCAGGCATTGATGCTACATCCCACTGTTTTGAAGAAGTTAGTGGCAAAGGTGCCACTGAAGGATCAAACTTTTAGCCGCATACTTGGGCATAGCATCTTTGCCTCTGAAAAATCTGGAAGCTTATCTTTGGATCACTtggttaatatatatgttgaaaGGAGCTACCTTATATGGAGGCTGCCCGATATCCAGAAGTTTCTGAAGGACTCTGCACTCTCGGTGATCGAGATGCTGGAGAAAAAAGAAGCCGATTCAAGAGATTGGACCTGCGTGAGAAAAGAGGCATTTTCTTCCGACAAAAATGA GTATTCTCATCTATTGGTATCTGAATTTTCGGATTCTGTTCCGACTTTGCCACCTGATAACCTGCAAAATTTCATGGTCGACCCGAGATTGGCGGTGAACAATGGCGAACAACCTGCTAACCGCCCTGTGAGAGATCTGTCAAATCGAAACGCACTTGCAGTTCTTTTCGAGTCTATGTTGCCCTGGGTAGATTATGGTACGGAGCATGATGATCACCCGCAGGATCATGAAGGCTGA